In uncultured Cohaesibacter sp., a genomic segment contains:
- a CDS encoding UDP-N-acetylmuramoylalanyl-D-glutamyl-2,6-diaminopimelate--D-alanyl-D-alanine ligase has protein sequence MSALWTSEAFAVAAAPILQPGVIGDVNGISIDSRTVKAGDAFFAIRGERFDGHSFARAALDAGAAVVILEEAQRAAFSDLSERVLFVDDVLRALERVGRAARARVKGRVIAITGSVGKTSTKDALRAALEPSGKVHAAVSSFNNHWGVPLTLARMPEDTEFGIFEVGMNHPGEIRHLIAMVQPHLAMITTIVAAHIGNFSSIDEIAAAKAEIFEGVVPGGAALVNGDIPFASFLETRAKALGIGQCHRFGRSEGADIKLSSLDLQADGSDLSVSLFGEPVHCHLGAPGEHLAMNALSVLGAVALVNGNVEAACRALASHGASKGRGQPHTLVVHDGRSLLIDESYNANPSSVAAALATLGLVQMSGRKIAVLGDMLELGDDSAAMHEGLIDPLLAADVDRVFLCGPEMARLWEKVPITRRGAYAKASTDLIGPVLADIKAGDAVMIKGSLGSRMAPIVAALLEEFK, from the coding sequence TTGAGCGCTCTTTGGACATCTGAGGCATTTGCTGTTGCAGCCGCGCCGATCCTCCAGCCCGGCGTGATCGGCGATGTGAACGGGATTTCCATTGATAGCCGCACGGTCAAGGCAGGAGATGCCTTTTTTGCTATCAGGGGCGAGCGGTTTGACGGGCATTCTTTTGCCCGGGCGGCACTTGATGCCGGGGCCGCTGTCGTCATTCTGGAAGAGGCCCAAAGGGCCGCTTTCTCCGATCTTTCAGAACGGGTTCTGTTTGTCGATGATGTGCTCAGGGCGCTGGAGCGTGTGGGCCGGGCGGCGCGGGCGCGGGTCAAGGGCAGGGTGATTGCGATCACCGGCAGCGTCGGCAAGACCAGCACCAAGGATGCGCTGCGGGCGGCTCTGGAACCCAGTGGCAAGGTTCATGCTGCGGTCTCGTCCTTCAATAATCACTGGGGGGTACCCCTCACTTTGGCACGCATGCCGGAGGATACCGAATTCGGCATTTTCGAAGTGGGCATGAACCATCCCGGTGAGATCCGTCATCTGATCGCCATGGTCCAGCCGCATCTGGCAATGATTACCACCATCGTGGCTGCCCATATCGGCAATTTCTCCAGCATCGACGAAATCGCTGCGGCAAAGGCCGAGATTTTCGAAGGCGTTGTTCCGGGTGGCGCTGCGCTCGTCAACGGAGATATTCCCTTTGCCTCCTTTCTTGAAACAAGGGCAAAAGCGCTTGGTATCGGGCAATGTCATCGCTTCGGGCGGTCTGAAGGGGCGGATATAAAGCTTTCCTCGCTGGATTTGCAGGCCGATGGTTCCGATCTCTCCGTTTCGCTGTTTGGTGAGCCTGTGCATTGTCATCTGGGCGCCCCCGGTGAGCATCTGGCCATGAATGCGCTGTCGGTTCTGGGCGCTGTTGCGCTTGTGAATGGTAATGTCGAGGCTGCCTGCCGCGCGCTCGCGTCCCATGGGGCGAGCAAGGGGCGCGGCCAACCCCACACGCTTGTTGTGCATGATGGACGCAGCCTGCTGATCGATGAAAGCTACAATGCCAATCCGTCGTCCGTAGCCGCTGCTTTGGCGACCTTGGGACTGGTACAGATGTCCGGTCGCAAGATTGCCGTATTAGGAGATATGCTGGAGCTCGGTGACGACAGCGCCGCCATGCATGAAGGCTTGATTGATCCTCTGCTGGCGGCCGATGTTGACCGTGTATTTCTGTGTGGGCCGGAGATGGCCCGTCTTTGGGAAAAAGTACCTATCACTCGACGTGGTGCCTATGCTAAAGCGTCGACGGACCTGATTGGGCCCGTTCTGGCCGATATCAAGGCTGGGGACGCGGTCATGATCAAGGGGTCCCTTGGCTCCAGAATGGCTCCGATTGTGGCGGCCTTGCTGGAAGAATTCAAATAA